In Fervidobacterium thailandense, a genomic segment contains:
- a CDS encoding LptF/LptG family permease translates to MKTLTRYVLKLSLKPFLMGLAGFIVFVSVEWLYQISDYIIRNRVGIKTLFLFILYNLPYFTFLGIPVGVLFAIFWVISDLYNNREITALLVHGVPSKKLVTPFVILSIVLGFVSWLLGDYVVPVANYKSSQILYNYIFQSPEAVVKTNTLVELERDVYFYVKEYDKEKGELYDVVLFRNEEGNEQILTSKKVLKKKDGWYLLDGNMYIVELESGFLKLEMQFKEMKLDVAGEIEQMLKTSKTVRDKTSKELREQLMTYKKLGINTSNLVVELQQRYANAVGAFVIVLIGLPVSLLFGFKSRSWGVITTFVIIVLYQGSGAWLSGLGKEGMMDPVLAVWLPNIVFASMGLVMYILVDTPVAFRIREFLTRLFVILVFVAILGGQTVVYGRSVNVTANEILLKENQAVLSGSVKITWDKYRLETDVATATLLDGKVKLIEASGNAVFTFDDQKYIAKYVSYEFETERPLVLNAKTVYKYDYQGRKVPIYAYSAKIEYDKNTETSELLDSYVTTCDFEEPHYKVVAARITVLENKYIIAQNAFLFVLGVPLFPYPIFVTALEGKPPYAFSVVFGNKLGVNHSFAFKVDPWAVELELNSSGAVEFNARDTTQGSKNRVVYSDSKKVFEFTLVPLTYRHVLNTGATYFKIEGPTYFEGNYVSDTNFQYKAGFNFSSPDGRLYMSPSLTYNGTAKNSTLVLSGGLKSLSFPLPLENSLSISSIDLSLIARTEGYPSLVGKEWTTSLQNTYNLSLSNKSFNVSSSLQGRIVDGNLNQTFSYTYQLPWNQTIGPFSLAFQYTFSMRNTLNVVGDKRAELFALTDRYVAEARYSFGPLSISAKWTQAYAFLEEPQTTNTNTISGTLAFNTPTVSLSVTRGWDVLKGTPSPETYALKFSPDIGPVNLSASMNFNYDPKAGKIGPQNISASASWKEIQTSYSLNYVLTPGVFPSQIVHTLKYTTFTLTVTQRQEFISSVVGTGSFTLFDYKNTVNLTYSQTSKDTPGSLRGTYTVEKPGEKYSLSYNVGGKDLLTLGVELKNIDPQVSVSLSYNLATNLPQTLKLTLDKSLHCWRATFGLDLSYKTYGGLLDYIDKVFIKFYLTDIPDRYFQYDSELGMFQVGGM, encoded by the coding sequence TTGAAGACGCTGACCAGGTACGTTTTAAAACTCTCGTTGAAACCTTTTCTCATGGGACTTGCCGGTTTCATCGTCTTTGTAAGTGTCGAATGGCTCTACCAAATTTCCGATTACATCATACGCAACAGGGTTGGTATAAAGACCCTTTTTCTGTTCATCCTGTACAACCTTCCGTATTTTACGTTCCTCGGAATCCCGGTCGGCGTGCTCTTCGCCATATTTTGGGTCATCAGCGACTTGTACAACAACCGTGAGATTACGGCACTCTTGGTTCACGGTGTGCCGTCCAAGAAGCTCGTCACACCGTTCGTGATACTTTCAATTGTCCTGGGGTTCGTAAGCTGGTTACTGGGTGATTACGTCGTACCTGTGGCGAACTACAAGTCTTCGCAAATACTGTACAACTACATCTTCCAATCACCGGAAGCTGTGGTCAAAACTAACACCCTCGTGGAGCTCGAACGGGACGTCTACTTTTACGTTAAGGAGTACGACAAGGAAAAAGGTGAACTTTACGACGTGGTACTTTTCAGGAACGAAGAGGGGAATGAACAGATACTGACTTCCAAGAAGGTACTGAAGAAAAAAGACGGCTGGTACCTGCTCGACGGTAATATGTACATTGTTGAACTCGAAAGCGGTTTTCTGAAACTTGAGATGCAGTTCAAAGAAATGAAGCTTGACGTCGCTGGTGAGATAGAGCAGATGCTGAAGACATCAAAAACAGTTCGCGATAAGACCTCAAAGGAACTTCGAGAACAGTTGATGACTTACAAAAAGTTGGGGATTAACACGAGTAACTTGGTTGTTGAGCTTCAACAGAGGTACGCAAACGCGGTTGGTGCGTTCGTGATCGTACTCATAGGTCTTCCTGTGTCGCTACTTTTCGGTTTCAAGAGTAGATCCTGGGGCGTTATCACAACGTTCGTCATCATCGTGCTCTACCAAGGTTCCGGTGCTTGGCTCTCGGGACTTGGGAAGGAGGGTATGATGGATCCCGTGCTTGCCGTTTGGTTACCAAACATCGTATTCGCGTCCATGGGTCTTGTCATGTACATCCTCGTCGATACACCCGTGGCCTTTAGGATTAGAGAATTTCTCACCAGATTATTCGTAATACTCGTTTTTGTAGCTATACTCGGTGGTCAAACCGTCGTGTACGGACGCAGTGTGAACGTGACAGCCAACGAAATTCTGTTGAAAGAAAACCAGGCTGTTCTTTCGGGAAGCGTGAAAATCACATGGGATAAGTACCGGCTCGAAACCGATGTGGCAACCGCAACGTTGCTTGACGGTAAGGTAAAACTCATCGAAGCGAGTGGTAACGCCGTCTTTACGTTCGACGATCAAAAGTACATCGCGAAATACGTGTCGTACGAGTTCGAAACGGAGAGGCCACTGGTGTTGAACGCCAAAACGGTCTACAAGTACGATTATCAGGGACGTAAGGTTCCAATCTACGCCTACAGTGCGAAGATAGAGTACGATAAGAACACCGAAACCTCAGAGCTTCTGGACTCTTACGTCACAACGTGCGACTTTGAAGAACCACACTACAAGGTTGTTGCGGCGCGTATCACCGTGCTCGAAAATAAGTATATCATCGCACAAAACGCTTTCCTGTTTGTGCTTGGTGTTCCGCTCTTCCCCTATCCCATTTTCGTAACCGCCTTGGAGGGTAAGCCACCGTACGCTTTCTCAGTAGTCTTCGGAAACAAACTGGGTGTGAACCATTCTTTCGCCTTCAAAGTTGACCCTTGGGCAGTGGAACTTGAGCTGAATTCGTCCGGTGCCGTTGAGTTCAACGCACGTGATACCACGCAAGGGAGTAAAAATCGCGTGGTTTATTCGGACAGTAAAAAGGTGTTCGAGTTCACACTCGTGCCTTTAACTTACCGACACGTCTTGAACACCGGTGCAACGTATTTTAAGATTGAGGGCCCCACCTATTTTGAAGGAAACTACGTTTCGGATACGAACTTCCAGTATAAAGCTGGTTTTAACTTCTCGTCACCGGATGGCCGGCTCTACATGTCCCCTTCTTTGACATACAATGGAACGGCGAAAAACTCGACGTTGGTACTTTCGGGTGGTTTGAAAAGTTTAAGTTTTCCGTTGCCACTGGAAAATAGCTTAAGTATTTCAAGTATCGACCTTTCTCTGATTGCTCGAACAGAAGGATATCCCAGCCTCGTTGGCAAGGAATGGACCACATCACTCCAGAACACGTACAATCTCTCGCTTTCAAACAAGTCGTTCAACGTTAGCAGTAGCCTCCAGGGAAGGATCGTCGACGGAAACCTGAACCAGACGTTTTCCTACACTTACCAACTACCTTGGAACCAAACGATCGGTCCGTTCTCGCTGGCGTTCCAGTACACGTTCTCCATGAGAAACACGCTAAATGTTGTAGGCGATAAACGGGCAGAATTGTTCGCACTGACGGATCGCTACGTTGCTGAGGCACGGTACTCGTTCGGACCACTCTCAATCTCGGCGAAATGGACGCAAGCTTACGCGTTTCTGGAAGAACCGCAGACCACCAACACGAACACGATTTCCGGAACATTGGCGTTCAACACTCCAACAGTCAGTTTGTCGGTTACTCGCGGTTGGGATGTACTCAAGGGCACACCATCTCCGGAGACCTATGCCTTAAAGTTTAGTCCCGACATCGGACCTGTTAATTTAAGTGCCTCGATGAATTTTAATTACGATCCGAAGGCGGGAAAAATAGGTCCACAGAACATCTCTGCCAGCGCGAGTTGGAAGGAGATTCAAACCTCTTACAGTCTCAACTACGTCCTCACACCGGGTGTGTTCCCAAGCCAAATAGTTCACACTCTCAAATACACAACCTTTACACTTACCGTTACTCAGCGTCAGGAGTTCATCTCGAGTGTTGTGGGAACGGGAAGTTTTACACTATTTGACTACAAGAACACGGTGAACCTTACGTACTCGCAAACCTCCAAAGATACACCTGGTTCGCTAAGGGGAACGTACACGGTTGAGAAACCGGGAGAAAAGTACTCGCTTTCGTACAACGTGGGTGGTAAAGACCTCCTCACATTGGGAGTCGAACTGAAGAACATCGATCCTCAAGTTTCGGTCAGTCTGTCGTACAACCTTGCAACGAACTTACCACAGACACTGAAACTGACGCTCGATAAATCCCTCCATTGTTGGCGTGCAACGTTCGGATTGGATCTTTCTTACAAGACTTACGGTGGATTACTCGATTATATCGATAAAGTCTTCATAAAGTTCTACTTGACCGATATACCCGACCGTTACTTCCAGTACGACTCCGAGCTCGGAATGTTCCAAGTTGGTGGTATGTAG
- the tilS gene encoding tRNA lysidine(34) synthetase TilS — protein sequence MRDVYERFKGILESYILKYVDRPKFLLAVSGGVDSVVMLDLFDRVRGEKPIEIHVATFNHMLRPEAASEVQFVRSLCEHRGIGFSEGRADVKSYAKANHLSVEEAARELRYSFLEDAARKLGADYICTAHNANDLLETMLLRLTKGTGIFGLVGLKPLHGKFFRPLIFFTREEIEVYASSRNLEFVVDASNYDTRFQRNYVRHKVVPLLREINPRLERAGLNLASTIWELDDFVEKLLVPYRGTIRELGGRIVFKLPEDPFLKTELVRRLALEYFKRPLDAEKLLRFKAPTRTSFKVSFWGKLGLEVSHGWVLMGELTYPQFEEKVEPPGRELEVNGYFISIHFRDIIDKQCTVVLRNWREGDRTRNGKKLKELFNERKVPTFLRHMVPVVEVDGVVCWIAYIYVDQVYLNQKGLLVEVKGGFRL from the coding sequence ATGCGGGACGTTTATGAACGGTTTAAGGGAATATTGGAAAGCTACATTCTCAAATACGTTGACCGTCCAAAATTTCTACTCGCCGTATCTGGCGGGGTGGATTCTGTTGTTATGCTTGATCTCTTCGATCGAGTGCGCGGAGAGAAACCTATCGAAATACACGTTGCAACCTTCAACCACATGCTCAGACCGGAGGCGGCAAGTGAGGTTCAGTTCGTACGGAGTCTATGTGAGCACCGGGGGATAGGCTTTTCCGAAGGACGGGCCGATGTGAAATCTTACGCGAAGGCTAACCATTTGTCGGTTGAAGAGGCGGCCAGGGAGTTACGATACAGTTTTCTCGAGGATGCAGCTCGCAAACTTGGAGCGGACTACATCTGCACTGCACACAACGCAAACGATCTTCTCGAGACGATGCTCCTCAGGCTGACGAAAGGTACTGGAATTTTTGGACTTGTAGGACTCAAACCGTTGCACGGGAAGTTTTTTCGACCTTTAATTTTCTTCACCCGGGAGGAAATCGAAGTTTACGCTTCGAGTAGGAATCTGGAATTTGTAGTTGATGCTTCGAACTACGATACGAGGTTCCAACGAAACTACGTACGACACAAGGTGGTCCCGCTTCTCAGGGAAATAAACCCGAGGCTCGAGAGGGCCGGATTGAACCTGGCAAGCACTATTTGGGAACTTGACGATTTCGTTGAAAAGTTGCTGGTTCCGTACAGAGGTACCATCCGTGAGCTGGGAGGTCGTATCGTCTTCAAACTACCCGAAGACCCCTTCCTGAAAACCGAGTTGGTAAGAAGGTTAGCACTCGAATATTTCAAAAGGCCATTGGATGCTGAAAAGCTCTTACGGTTTAAGGCACCCACAAGGACCTCCTTTAAGGTCTCTTTTTGGGGTAAGCTCGGCCTTGAAGTATCCCACGGTTGGGTACTCATGGGCGAGCTCACCTACCCACAGTTCGAGGAGAAGGTGGAACCACCTGGAAGGGAGTTGGAAGTGAACGGGTACTTTATAAGCATCCACTTTCGTGATATAATTGATAAACAGTGTACGGTCGTGCTCAGAAACTGGCGGGAAGGTGACCGAACACGGAACGGTAAGAAGCTCAAAGAGCTATTCAACGAAAGGAAGGTCCCAACGTTCTTAAGGCACATGGTACCGGTCGTAGAGGTGGACGGAGTTGTCTGTTGGATAGCGTACATTTACGTGGATCAGGTATATTTGAATCAAAAGGGTCTTTTGGTCGAAGTGAAAGGAGGTTTTAGGCTTTGA
- a CDS encoding thioesterase family protein, which produces MVESLERLIGLSKSQEFIPDERMAWDEDEEMYHLHFVSTSGLIKEVNSVAGEFLASFLDENSVSVVVRVEFRHLKPVIVGEPLIVGLRIVSVRENIVTFAAVIMKENERIAEGTIERAVISRNYLRRKAFERS; this is translated from the coding sequence ATGGTTGAAAGTCTTGAGCGACTCATCGGATTGAGCAAATCACAGGAGTTTATACCAGACGAACGAATGGCGTGGGACGAGGATGAAGAAATGTACCACTTGCACTTCGTTTCCACCTCTGGGTTGATAAAGGAAGTCAACTCCGTTGCTGGTGAGTTTTTGGCAAGCTTTCTCGACGAAAATTCCGTGTCCGTGGTGGTGCGTGTGGAGTTCAGACACTTGAAACCGGTCATCGTTGGCGAACCCCTGATAGTTGGTTTGCGGATAGTTAGTGTGAGGGAGAATATCGTTACATTCGCAGCCGTTATCATGAAAGAAAACGAAAGAATCGCTGAAGGGACGATCGAACGGGCAGTGATATCGCGAAATTATTTGCGCAGAAAGGCATTCGAAAGGTCTTGA
- the ftsH gene encoding ATP-dependent zinc metalloprotease FtsH — translation MNRNIGSIIFLILIALSLFWIYEGLVGTKSGTEINMSYTDFIRRLGNGETDIAKVIIRDDGNLRIETKGGRAYSVYAPWFRYDIENINKLASYGVTVEGEKSVDSSFWFNIVGNIAIFIVTLLLFAFIIRGLGRSNNQAFTFTKSRAEKVNPNKIKVTFKDVAGVDEAVEELKETVEFLKNPTKFAKMGARMPKGILLVGPPGTGKTLLARAVAGEANVPFFHISGSDFVELFVGVGAARVRDLFDQAKANAPCIVFIDEIDAVGRHRGAGLGGGHDEREQTLNQLLVEMDGFDINQGIVVMAATNRPDILDPALLRPGRFDKKIVVDPPDVKGREAILKIHLRNKPVAPDVDVSVLAKRTTGFVGADLENLVNEAALLAVRAGRNVITMEDFEEAIDRVIAGPARKSKVISEKQKRIVAYHEVGHAIIASTVPNADPVHRISIIPRGYAALGYTLHLPAEDKYLVSREELLDNITTLLGGRAAEEIVFGDFTSGAANDIERATEIARKMVCELGMSESFGPLAWGKTEQEVFLGKELTRIRNYSEEVAKMIDHEIQKIVKTCYERAKDILRKNREKMDLIVETLMEREVLSGEELRAMLNGTTPEEA, via the coding sequence TTGAATAGAAACATCGGCTCCATAATCTTCCTAATACTCATAGCTCTGTCGCTCTTCTGGATCTACGAAGGGTTGGTCGGTACGAAATCCGGTACCGAGATAAACATGAGCTATACGGATTTCATTAGGAGGCTCGGAAACGGTGAGACCGATATCGCCAAGGTCATCATCCGCGATGACGGAAACCTGAGGATCGAGACAAAAGGCGGTCGCGCATATTCGGTGTACGCTCCCTGGTTCAGGTACGATATTGAGAACATCAACAAGTTGGCGTCCTACGGTGTGACCGTTGAGGGTGAAAAGAGCGTTGACAGTAGCTTTTGGTTCAACATCGTAGGGAACATTGCAATATTCATAGTGACACTTCTGTTGTTTGCGTTCATCATCCGCGGACTCGGTCGGAGTAACAACCAGGCTTTCACGTTCACAAAAAGCCGCGCGGAGAAGGTGAATCCGAACAAGATAAAGGTAACGTTCAAAGATGTAGCTGGCGTGGACGAAGCCGTTGAAGAACTGAAGGAAACCGTGGAGTTCCTTAAGAACCCAACTAAATTTGCCAAGATGGGAGCGCGTATGCCCAAGGGTATACTCTTGGTTGGCCCTCCGGGCACTGGTAAGACGTTACTTGCTCGTGCAGTTGCTGGAGAAGCGAACGTTCCGTTCTTCCACATCAGTGGCTCGGACTTTGTGGAACTCTTCGTCGGTGTGGGTGCGGCGAGGGTGCGCGACCTTTTTGATCAGGCCAAGGCAAACGCACCCTGTATTGTTTTCATCGACGAAATCGATGCGGTTGGCCGGCACAGGGGCGCTGGATTAGGTGGAGGTCATGATGAGCGAGAACAGACACTGAACCAGCTACTTGTTGAGATGGACGGTTTTGACATCAACCAAGGTATCGTTGTGATGGCCGCAACTAACAGGCCCGATATACTTGATCCCGCATTGCTAAGGCCTGGAAGGTTCGATAAGAAAATCGTCGTCGATCCACCGGATGTGAAAGGCCGCGAAGCTATTCTCAAGATTCACTTGAGGAACAAACCCGTTGCGCCGGACGTAGATGTTAGCGTGCTTGCGAAGAGAACGACAGGTTTTGTCGGGGCCGACTTGGAGAACTTGGTGAACGAAGCGGCGCTTCTCGCGGTTCGTGCTGGCAGGAACGTTATAACGATGGAGGATTTCGAAGAGGCCATCGATAGGGTTATCGCCGGGCCGGCGAGAAAGTCGAAGGTTATTTCTGAAAAACAGAAGCGCATCGTGGCGTATCACGAGGTTGGTCACGCAATAATCGCATCCACCGTTCCGAACGCGGATCCGGTGCACAGAATTTCGATCATTCCGCGTGGGTACGCCGCGCTCGGTTATACGCTGCACCTTCCGGCGGAGGATAAGTACCTTGTGAGCCGTGAAGAACTGCTCGACAACATCACGACCTTACTCGGTGGTAGGGCTGCAGAAGAGATAGTGTTCGGTGATTTCACCAGCGGTGCGGCAAACGATATAGAGCGCGCGACAGAAATAGCACGAAAGATGGTCTGCGAATTGGGTATGAGCGAATCCTTTGGACCACTTGCGTGGGGAAAGACCGAGCAAGAGGTTTTCTTGGGCAAAGAACTCACACGAATAAGGAACTACAGTGAAGAGGTTGCCAAGATGATCGACCACGAGATCCAAAAGATCGTGAAAACGTGCTACGAACGGGCGAAGGATATTCTCAGGAAGAACAGGGAGAAGATGGACCTCATCGTGGAAACCTTGATGGAACGCGAAGTGCTCAGTGGTGAAGAATTGAGAGCGATGCTGAACGGCACAACACCTGAGGAAGCCTGA
- a CDS encoding 16S rRNA (uracil(1498)-N(3))-methyltransferase: MPNIYYCVPQNDAVYFDEHEVTHFKVMRVKEGDMIEATDGSGGRYKIIVEEIKKDYARGRVLYYEFVQPTQGRLVLFAPSGRWERLRWTIEKAVELGVDEIYVFNNENATRHYEDKQDKLELVVREASKQCVRLHFPTIQTIEFLEIFQKAPESTYVLDFKGRKIPKRISRHVGVIAGPEGGFSRRELQMLKSKFRSIKLGTKILRFETAIILTVGIFSMKLGKV, from the coding sequence TTGCCCAACATATACTATTGCGTTCCGCAGAACGACGCGGTTTACTTTGATGAGCACGAAGTGACGCACTTTAAAGTTATGCGCGTTAAAGAGGGAGATATGATCGAGGCCACCGACGGTAGCGGTGGCCGTTATAAAATCATAGTCGAGGAGATAAAAAAGGACTATGCCAGGGGTAGGGTGTTGTACTACGAGTTTGTCCAGCCCACGCAAGGTAGGCTCGTACTCTTCGCACCCTCCGGGCGGTGGGAACGTCTACGCTGGACGATAGAAAAGGCCGTGGAACTGGGGGTTGATGAGATTTACGTTTTCAACAACGAAAACGCCACGCGCCACTACGAAGATAAACAGGATAAGCTCGAACTTGTCGTACGCGAGGCCTCGAAGCAGTGCGTGCGGCTGCACTTTCCAACGATTCAAACCATAGAATTCTTGGAGATATTCCAAAAAGCGCCCGAGAGTACTTATGTGCTTGACTTCAAGGGAAGAAAAATCCCAAAAAGAATTTCAAGACACGTTGGTGTGATCGCCGGACCGGAAGGTGGCTTTTCGCGTCGCGAACTGCAGATGCTAAAATCGAAATTCCGGAGTATCAAACTTGGAACGAAAATATTACGATTCGAAACGGCGATCATACTCACGGTGGGAATTTTCAGTATGAAGCTCGGCAAGGTCTAA
- a CDS encoding ABC transporter ATP-binding protein — translation MAQVVLDHVWKIYEGKVEAVKDATFTVEDKEFVVLLGPSGCGKTTTLRMIAGLEEITKGEIRIDGRVVNDVEPKDRDIAFVFQNYALYPHMTVYENMAFGLKLRKVPKDEIERRVREAAKILEIEHLLDRKPRQLSGGQRQRVAVGRAIVRHPKVFLFDEPLSNLDAKLRVQMRAELKKLHQRLEATIVYVTHDQIEAMTMADKIVIMKDGVIQQIGSPYEVYNRPANIFVAGFIGSPSMNFIEGKIVRGEGGLWVKTSGLKLKVPAEYEDKLARYIDKDIIFGIRPENIYDKMFAIAPKPENTATVTIDVVEPLGSETLLHVIAGEDRLVARVNAKSQAKEGQKIDLVFDMTTMHVFDKETEKEILHW, via the coding sequence ATGGCTCAGGTTGTACTCGACCATGTATGGAAGATTTACGAAGGAAAGGTGGAAGCTGTCAAGGATGCCACGTTCACGGTGGAGGACAAGGAGTTCGTCGTTCTCCTCGGACCATCCGGTTGCGGTAAGACAACGACGCTCCGAATGATCGCTGGTCTTGAAGAGATAACGAAAGGTGAGATCCGGATCGATGGACGCGTTGTTAACGATGTGGAACCCAAAGACAGGGACATCGCGTTCGTGTTTCAAAACTACGCACTTTATCCGCACATGACCGTTTACGAGAATATGGCGTTTGGTCTTAAACTGAGAAAAGTCCCGAAGGATGAGATAGAAAGACGCGTCAGGGAAGCGGCAAAGATTTTGGAAATCGAGCACTTGCTCGACAGGAAGCCAAGACAACTCTCCGGTGGTCAGAGACAGAGGGTTGCCGTTGGACGCGCGATCGTTCGCCATCCAAAAGTCTTCCTCTTTGACGAACCGCTCTCGAACCTCGATGCGAAGTTAAGGGTGCAGATGAGGGCCGAACTTAAGAAACTCCACCAGAGGTTGGAGGCAACGATCGTTTACGTTACACACGACCAGATCGAGGCAATGACGATGGCCGATAAAATTGTTATCATGAAAGACGGTGTTATTCAGCAAATCGGTTCACCCTACGAAGTGTACAACAGGCCAGCAAATATCTTCGTAGCTGGATTCATCGGTAGCCCGTCCATGAACTTCATCGAGGGTAAGATTGTCAGGGGCGAAGGCGGTCTATGGGTTAAAACGAGTGGGCTGAAATTGAAGGTTCCTGCCGAGTACGAGGACAAGCTTGCCAGGTACATAGATAAAGACATCATCTTCGGTATCAGGCCGGAGAACATCTACGACAAGATGTTCGCGATCGCACCAAAGCCAGAGAACACGGCAACCGTTACGATCGATGTTGTTGAACCACTCGGTAGCGAGACGTTGCTCCACGTTATCGCCGGGGAGGACAGACTCGTTGCGCGAGTCAACGCCAAGAGCCAGGCCAAGGAAGGTCAAAAAATCGACCTTGTGTTCGACATGACTACAATGCACGTATTCGACAAGGAGACTGAAAAAGAAATACTCCACTGGTGA
- a CDS encoding B12-binding domain-containing radical SAM protein encodes MERFFYEPWFKKFYSMESQRPIDEFPIWMFTFQFENDLLNIANLLIRKKIPLRASDREEFHPIIFIGGPVTLFNPRIVSEIADVVYVGDFECAVSRVAAVIKEFQRIGRTNVIEELAKLDQVLSKVAGKESFKSCISPLEDVPVAHYTTPYSVFKNKLLIEVGRGCIRRCAFCVTGYTKKPVKFANVNRVREVLLKHRDREFGLISATITDYPYLDELLETIESEGIKFSVSSLRVDGVTERLLKLLKETEHYSFTIAPEGISQKMRDVMLKDLNTAEILSGLKLARDVGFYNVKMYFIIGLEEETEDDYRELFDLLSETLRMGYRRITLSVNPLVPKPCTPFYERSMISKKEYEERLKYIKKNVPKDVLLEAESYKECYLQYQISKLKDEETLEFLKEHLDKTER; translated from the coding sequence GTGGAAAGGTTCTTCTACGAACCGTGGTTCAAAAAGTTCTACTCCATGGAATCCCAGCGTCCCATCGACGAATTCCCGATTTGGATGTTCACCTTCCAATTCGAAAACGATTTACTGAACATCGCAAATCTATTGATACGGAAGAAAATTCCACTTAGAGCTTCGGACCGCGAGGAATTCCACCCAATCATCTTCATCGGGGGACCCGTTACGTTGTTCAATCCACGAATCGTTTCGGAAATTGCTGACGTCGTGTACGTGGGTGATTTTGAATGTGCCGTGTCACGTGTGGCGGCGGTTATAAAAGAGTTCCAGAGGATTGGGAGAACGAACGTGATCGAGGAATTGGCGAAACTGGACCAGGTTTTATCGAAGGTTGCTGGCAAGGAATCGTTCAAATCTTGCATTTCTCCCCTCGAGGACGTACCCGTTGCGCATTACACAACCCCGTACTCCGTTTTCAAAAACAAGTTACTTATCGAGGTTGGTCGCGGGTGTATCAGACGTTGCGCGTTTTGTGTAACGGGCTACACGAAAAAACCGGTGAAATTCGCGAACGTTAACCGTGTGCGTGAGGTCCTACTCAAACACCGGGACAGGGAGTTCGGGCTAATCAGTGCGACGATTACGGACTATCCGTACTTGGATGAGCTCCTTGAGACGATCGAATCGGAAGGTATCAAGTTCTCGGTCTCGTCGTTGAGAGTTGACGGCGTAACCGAGAGGCTCTTGAAACTCTTAAAGGAGACCGAGCACTATTCGTTCACCATCGCTCCGGAAGGTATATCACAGAAGATGAGGGATGTCATGCTCAAAGATTTGAACACGGCGGAGATCCTGAGCGGACTGAAGCTGGCAAGGGACGTTGGTTTTTACAACGTGAAGATGTACTTCATCATCGGCCTTGAAGAAGAAACTGAGGACGATTATAGGGAGCTTTTCGATCTCCTCTCGGAAACACTACGCATGGGTTATCGAAGGATCACGCTGAGCGTGAATCCCCTTGTCCCGAAACCGTGCACACCGTTTTATGAAAGGTCGATGATATCCAAAAAGGAGTACGAAGAGAGGCTGAAGTACATAAAAAAGAACGTCCCGAAGGACGTTCTCTTAGAGGCGGAAAGTTACAAGGAATGCTATCTGCAGTACCAAATTTCAAAGTTGAAAGATGAAGAAACTTTAGAATTTTTGAAAGAGCACCTCGACAAAACCGAACGTTAG
- a CDS encoding type II toxin-antitoxin system Phd/YefM family antitoxin produces MKRVQHFYPVAEVKAKLSEVLDQVDGADVVITRNGRPVAVMLSYPLYERLMDFIDKVWDLYLLDVGDPSIFKDLKLDELFNDFDENE; encoded by the coding sequence ATGAAAAGGGTGCAGCACTTTTATCCGGTTGCCGAGGTCAAGGCGAAACTTTCGGAGGTTCTTGATCAGGTCGACGGTGCTGATGTGGTGATAACCAGAAACGGCAGACCTGTGGCGGTGATGTTGAGTTACCCGCTGTACGAAAGGTTGATGGATTTCATCGATAAAGTTTGGGACCTGTACCTGCTCGATGTGGGTGATCCGTCGATTTTCAAAGACCTCAAATTGGACGAGCTCTTTAACGACTTTGATGAGAACGAATGA